ACCGTTTCATACCTGAGCGGCAAGTTTGTGAGCGGAAAATATCTAGCCGGCTTCAGCGCAGGGTCAAAAGATTTTGGCATGTCGATCGAGGCCTTGCTTCAGCTGAATGCTGGCGGGCACGATCTGGCCAAACTTGGCACCAAGGCACAGTACTTGCTCAACACAAAATCGGTGGTCGGTGACGTGGTCACCCGCACAGGTTATGTTTTCAACACCGATGCCAACAAAACCCTAAATGTCGGTTTGGCGGGCAAGTACCTGTTTGTGTCTCGAGCACTTGAAGTGCCAGCTGAGTATCTGCAGTACCAGATCTTCAAAGAACTAAAGACCCGAATTGCTGCCGACGGCACCGTCTACGGCGCAACCAACGACTTTGACTACGCCTGGGTTGCTTTGGGTTTGAACGCCTACCTCGAGCACACTCTGGCCAACAAAGTAATTCAAAAGCTGATCACTCGCCAAAACACAGATGGCGGCTTTAGCTCGTTCGGAACCGCCAGCTCGGCTGAAGCCACCGGCCTTGCACTGCAGGCCCTGTCACTACGCCGCTGGTTCGGCAACACCACAGAAGACAAAGCTCGTTCGACAGCAATTGGCAAGGCGCTTAGCTATGTCCGTAAAACCGACTCTGGCGACAGCCACATTGAGTCCGACTACGGATATGACGTAAACGGCACGGCATACGTGGCAATGGGACTGAAGGCTGCCGGAAAACTAGTGGAGGCTAAGCCTTACCGAATCTGGCTCAAATCTAAGCTGGCCTCGACCGGCGGATTCACCGTACCCTGGAGCTCTGGCAGCGCTGACGTAATGGCCACTTCTCAGGCATACGTACCGCTGATTGCCAAGAGCTACCTAGATCTTCTTAACGACTGAGCATGCCAAAAGGCTTAGTGCTGACCCTAGGCCTACTGCTAGCCGCAGTAGGCCTATTCGGGGTCCTCTCGAAAAACCCAGCATCCACGCCAGCACCTGAATCGAGTGCTGTCAGCAGTGGGCCTTGCCTGGATTCTGGGGTGACTCTAGTGATTGATTTTGGGTCTGAATCAGCTCTGGAAAGCAAAGTTTCATGCCTACAAGATTTTGCGGGCAATGGCTGGCAATTGTTAGAAGAAGCTGATTTGGCACCAACCGGAACAAGTCAATACCCAGCAGCGTTTGTTTGCCGCATAGGCGGATGGCCTACCGAAACTGCACAGGATTGCCTTGACACCCCCAGCTATCAAGAGGGCACCTGGGTCTACTTCAAATCTCTAGCCGGTGAGTGGGTCAGAAGCGGACAGGGTGCAGCTGACCCGAACAATCGAGTTGCCTGCGGAGCGGCGGAGGGCTGGGTGTTCATCACGCCGAACACACCTGAATCCGAGCAGTCACCATCGGCGTCCGTTCCACAACTCACCTGTGACACCAAATAGGGCATGTTCAAGACTTTGACCGCACAGGTACACCCCGGAGTTTGGTGGCTACTTGGCCTGTCCTTTGCTGTCGCAGCAAGCTTGCAGGACTATTGGCTCCCGCTTGCAATTATTTGCCTGACATCCGTTGCCCTCGCATCTGCTGGAGCGGCCGAAAACGCAGTGCGGCAAACCCTTCGGCTCTACCTAATCCTGGCAATCCTGGTGATTTTGGTCCGAGTTTCTTTTCGAGTAATTTTCAATTTTCCAGACCCCACTAAGCCGGTCTTTTTGAACCTTCCTCTAATCAACCTAGATCTAGGATTTGGCACGCTTACCTCGCTCTTCGGTCCGGTATCGCTGGCGTCAATTACTTTAGGCCTAACCGATGGCTTGCGACTGGCAGCGATAATCCTGGCCGTGGCCATGGCAAACACCTTGGCAAACCCAAAACGACTTTTGAAGAGCACGCCGGCAGCACTCTACGAGCTGGCCACAGCAGCCGTAGTGGCTATTAATCTTGCGCCCCAACTTATTTCAAGCCTCCAGAGAGTCAGAAAAGCTCGCGAGCTTAGAGGGCGAAGTCGAAAAGTCACCACCCTGACTGGCACGATTATTCCGGCGCTGGAAGACACGATTGACAGCTCTCTAGATTTGGCCGCCAGCATGGCATCTCGGGGCTTCGGAAGGCGTGGGCCAGTGCCAGCTGGTCAGCTCAGGGAGACTCGTCTCCTAACATTCACAGCGCTGGTTGCGATGATTTTTTCCATTTTCTCGATGCTGAGTGTTGGGCTGAGTGACCTAGTAACCCCAATTAGCTTTTTTATCGCCTTGATAGCCAGTCTTACCTCTGTGAAACTTGCTTCGCGACACGGAGTTAGAACTCGATTTCGGGCCCACACCTGGGCAGCAGCTGATTTTGCAATCATGGGACTGAGCGCCTCAATAGTGTTCGTTGGCTTCTGGCTTGGAGGCTAATGTGATCAAGACTTCAAACCTGACGCTTAGGTATAAATCGAGCGAAACTCCGATCCTAAGAAACGTCAACTTAGCTATTAGTGCTGGCCAGATGGCGCTTGTTTGCGGCCCGACCGGGAGCGGAAAATCAACGCTCCTGAAATGCCTGAATTCAATTGCTCCTGCATTCACCGGAGGGACTCTCACCGGGTCGGTTTCAATAGACGGACAAACCACCTCCGGTACTGCTCCACACGAAATTGCTCACCTGGTTGGCTATGTGAACCAGCAGCCAGAAGGTGGTTTTGTCTCAGAAACCGTTGAGGATGAGCTGGTTTTCGGCATGGAGCAACTAGGTGTTACGCCAGCTGAAATGGGCAATAACCTTGCTCGGGTAGCCGAGATTTTTGATCTCGCTCCGGTGCTGGATCGACGACTAACTGAGCTTTCGGGCGGGCAACAGCAAAAAGTCGCTATTGCAGCCGCCGTTGCAGCAGGCCAAAAGATTTTGTTGCTCGACGAGCCGACCTCGGCGCTTTCACCTTCGACAGCCGCCGAGTTGCTGTCCCTTCTAAAAAAACTGAGCACCGATGAGGGCATCACGGTGATTCTCGTAGAACATCGAATCGAACGGGTACTTGAGTTGGTTGATTCCGTGGTCATGGTGCACGGTGACGGTTCAGTGACTCAGGGCGACAAAACAACCCAATTCAGCGACTCCAGATGTGCCCCACCACTCATCGAACTAAGTCAAAAACTGGGATGGGCCCCGGTGGCCACCAACGTCTCAGAGGCACGAAATCACTGGCGTGAATCGGCTCCGAGATTCCGCAGTCGCGTTCCTCTGAGTCCTAATCCAGAAATGGCCCTGAGCATTCGAGAGCTCGATGTTCATTACGGCAGTGAAGCCGCCGTATCGGGAGCCACGTTTGACCTAGCATTCGGCTCTATCACAGCACTTATGGGGCAAAACGGAGCGGGAAAAACCAGCCTCATCAGCGCCCTCAGGGACCCGAAATTAATCTCCTCCGGAACGGTAGCTTTGGGTGAGCGCAGCACCACCGACCTGTCGTTGCAAGAGCTGCTTCGAGCAGTGACCATGGTTCCACAGAAGGCCTCTGACCTGCTTTTTCTGAATTCGGTCGGTAAGGAGTTGCAGGAGTCAGATGCGTTCGGGGGCCTTGCGACAGGCACAACAGCTCGTTTGCTGACTAGATTGAACGGCCGGCTGGACCCGAATCAGCACCCACGAGACCTCTCAGCAGGACAAAAACTTTCGTTGGTTCTGGCCATGCAGTTGGCGAATGGGGCACGCGTCCTGCTGCTAGACGAGCCGACTCGTGGTCTCGATTATTTTGCCAAGCGTCAACTGGCCGAACAGTTACAGGTGCTGCAGACCTCTGGTGCATGCATCTTGGTGGCTTCGCATGACGTGGAGTTCATCTCTCAAATCGCCGACCGCGTGCTGCTCCTAGATCAGGGCAAACTTATCCAGGACAGCGCCCCAGAAGAACTCCTTGGATTTCAAAAGCCATTCGAAACCCAAATTGCGCAGGTCTCAGAATTGCCCGACCTCATTTCAATTAGTCAGGTGGTCGAACTCTGATGAACTTCAAACACCAAGCCATGAGAGCCCTGGCTCTGTCACTCGCTTCCGTGGCGGCGCTGATGATGTTTACCTGGCCACTGGTTATTGGGGTAACTGCCCAGAGCGAATCTGAAATTGCCCAAACCGCATTTTTGATACTGATGCCGCTGGTTCTTGTTTTGCTACTGATTGAATTTTCAACCGGCGGAATCGATGCCCGACAGATTGCCCTACTGGGTGTACTAACTGCGCTCAATGCTGTGATTCGAATGCTGGGCGCCGGAACGGCCGGTGTGGAGACAGCATTTTTTCTGATTATTATCGCTGCCTACGTTTTTGGGCCAAGTTTTGGATTTCTCTTCGGGGCGCTGTCGCTTTTGGTTTCGGGTCTTCTCACGGGCGGTATCGGCCCGTGGTTACCATTTCAAATGATGGCCGCTGCCCTGGTTGGACTAGCAGCTGGTGCATTGCCAAAAGTTAGCAGAACCTGGCTCCAATTCCTGATGCTTTGCGGGTACGCATTCGTCGCCAGTTTTTTCTATGGCGGATTGATGACTCTTTGGAATTGGCCATTTCTTGCCGGCAGTGGGACTTCAATTTCTTACGTAGCCGGAGCCAGTCTCATCGAAAACCTAACGAGGTTTTTACAGTATGAAATCTTCACCGGCGGCTTGCTCTGGGACTTTGGGCGAGCGATTACGACCTCAGTTTTGATCTTGTTAACGGCACCAGCCCTGCTGGCCACTCTGAATCGAGCAGCAAACAGGGCTGGTTTTGTGAAGCTACCGGATTAGAAAACCGGAAGAATTACCACTGCCTGAAGAACCGCAGCTGCAGCACTGAACAGGAACAGCTTTGAAGTCATCTTCCAGGTGTATTTGTTCTCACCACGAACTGTGTGCATGATGTGCGCTACTGCCATGGTTAGAGCCAAACCAGCCGCTGCCAATACACCCCAAATTTGTGCCCAGGCAAAACCTGGAACAAAGTAGGCAGCCAGTGGCGCCAGGATGATGCCAACCGCACCAAGAAGCTCAACCCAAGCAATTAGACGAACCAAGCCAAACGGAATGTTTGCAACCCAGCCAAAACCTGCGCCAAGCAGGGTCTCTTTAGTTGCAGTGGCCTTGAACTTACCGGCCTTGTAGAAGCTGAACGCGACCAAAGCTGAAAGTGCCAGACCCGCGAGTGCATAAACGATGTTCATTGAAGTTCCTTTTATAGTCTTGAGTTTCGGATCATTCCGATTTACAGTAGTTAGTAAAGCATGGGTTGACTAAATTAGTCAAGTAGCCCTTTACAAAAAGTTACGAGTTAGGAGTCGCGATGGAAATCAAGGCACTTTGCGAACGCCAGGATGACGGCTGGTTGATTGCCGTGCCCGAACTCGGCAACTTTAAGACCACTGCGAAGCGCCTAGATAAGGCAACCGAGCAAATCAAACTGCTTGCCGAGCAAACCACCGGCGAGTCCAAGTGTGACATCGTGGTCAAGGTTGAAGCGGTTATGCCGGGAATCATCTGCGACATCGAATCAGCTCAAGCAAAAATGCGTGAGGCAACCCGTCTTCAAGAAGAAGCATCTAACGAGATTCGCGATGTGGTCGGACGCATGCGTGATCGTGGCCTGACGATGCGAGACATCGCGGTGTTGCTTGGTGTTACCCCTCAGCGTGTGGCCCAGTTGGCGCCTTGCACCGAAGAATCAGTAGTCGCCTAGCTAGACTCGCCAGGTTGGTAGTCGCCAACCCAGCCCAACCGCGATCATTCGGAGTGCAACGATTGCTGCGGCCGAAATACTGACCGACCAGAACGCACCCCAGTTGAGAGCGTTGAGCAAAACCACTAACCAGGCCCCGGCGAACGCCACCACTGCATATGGTTGGTGGTCATTGAAAGCGCGTGGAATTTCATTCACCACCACGTCTCGCAAAACCCCACCAAAGACCGGTGTGATCACACCCATAATTACCGCGATGATTGCCGGCATTCCAGCCTCGATCGCAATTTGAGTGCCCGTTGCGGCAAAAATTCCAAGCCCAAGCGCATCTGGCCACTGCATCGAGCGTTCGGTCAGTTCAATGTGACGGGCGCGCATAAAGAGCAGCGCCAGCGCGCAGAGACCAAGAATCACCCAAATCCAGCCCCAGTTTTCAACCCAAAAGAATGGCCTACGGTCCAAGAGAATGTCACGAAGCGTTCCGCCGCCAAAGGCAGCCAGCGCGGTGACAATTGCCATGCCAACAAGATCAAGCCGCTTACGCGCAGCCTCGATCAAACCAGATAGGGCAAACGCCAATGTACCAATGACCTCGAAGGCTAGGGTGCCATAGGAGACTAACCATTCGGCAACGGAAGAGGCTGAGGACATAGGTTAATCGTAGAGCAAGGCCAACCGCCACTCCCCTGCTTTACCACCAGGATCAAGAACGACAGGTGCGCAAAAGCGCCCCGCATTTCTGCGGAGCGCTTTACGACTGGCTTACCAGAGGGTTGTGATGGCGAGGGCTAGGAAATAGCAACCTAGACCTGTAAAGGCAAAGCCAAGACCGAGCCCAACTGGCGAGCCGAAACCATGCCAGCGTTCTTGGTAATCGAAGCCCTTTCGGCGCATCTTGTCTAGCATCTGGCGCGTGGCCACAGCGTCTTCAAGTTGGGCTTTTGATTCTTCGATGTGCTGTTGCTTTTTTGCTTTTTTGTCGATCATTTTTCTTCATTTCTCTAAATGGAATAGTGGAATGAAGCCAAAAAATAATAATTATCAACAATGCTTCTTGCCCAGTTTACTCGAGCACTGAGGTGGCAACTTGAGGATCGAGGCTTGCCAATGCTTTTAGCGGATTCAGTTAAACACTAAAACCCCCTATTACTAGGGGGTTTTGCGCTATGGGATGACTCGTAGCCTCTTGCCGAAACAAAAGCCTGAGTGGAGATGGGGGGAATTGAACCCCCGTCCAATACAGAGTTTCTGACTCTTCTACGGGTGTAGCTTCAATAAGGTTCTACTCGGCCCCGGCACTAGCTTGAAGCGACACATCCGACGGGCCCAGCCAAAGTGAAAGTCCCGAGCAGCCCTTAGGCACAACTACTCAGCAAGATCTCTAAATGACGCTAGGGTTCAGAACGAAATCAAATCTGATCTAACGGACTTCGGGGCTAGCGCTATTAAGCAGCTAGGGCGAAGTCGGTGCGTGATGATTTAGCACCTATAGTTTGCAGCGGACATTAACGAGTTGACGCTACATTCTCGACCCGCTTCTTCCAGTTACACATGCACTGTCGAAACCGATCATCCCCATATTTAGTTATCATCACCCCGAAAGACCTAACCTAAACGTCTGGGCCTTGATCTTTTGGGGTTATCTCAAGAATAAGCCCTACCGCCGACAATAGGCTGTGACTTCCCTGAGAGTGCTGGATGCCCTGTTACCAGTCCTTGCCCTTGGTGGACATTGCACGGGCAGCCTCACGTTTATCGGTCTGCTCCTTGAGGGTCTGGCGCTTATCGTACTCGCGCTTTCCCTTGGCCAAGGCAAGCTCGACTTTGGCACGGCCGTCTTTGAAGTAAATCGATAGCGGCACCAATGTAAAACCGGATTCCTTGATTTTGCCCATCAGTTTGTAAATCTCATGCCCGTTCAAAAGCAACTTGCGCTTGCGACGAGCTGGATGGTTGTTCCAGGTGGCCTGGGTGTACTCAGGAATATGCACATTCTCTAGCCAAACCTCGCCACCCTCGATGGTGGCATACCCGTCTACAAGAGAGGCTCGGCCAGCCCTCAGCGACTTAACCTCTGGACCGGTTAGCACCATGCCAGCCTCGTACACGTCAATAATTAGGTAGTCGTGACGGGCTTTGCGGTTGCTGGCAACAACCTTCTGTCCACGTTCTCTTGGCATAAGGGTTCTATATTCGCAGGTATCTGCGGATAGCCAAACCAGAGGCACCGGCAGCAAGAACTATTCCAGCAGCAATCAGCAGCGGAACAACAAGCAATCCATCGGCAAGAGTTACAAAGCTGGTGAACGGTAGACGCTCGGCCAGGTAACCCTGCACAAAGAATTGAACGATTCCGAGAACCGCACCGCCAGCCAATACCGATCCAATAGTGGCCGCGACAACACCCTCAAGGATGAATGGAAGTTGGATGTAGAAGTTGCTGGCACCGACAAGACGCATGATTCCAAGCTCGCGCCGGCGACTAAACGCACTCAGTCTGATTGTGGTTGAAATCAGCAGGGCAGCTGAGAAAAGCATTAGAACCGCAACACCGATGGACGCGATTGACGCGGCATTCAGAATGCTAAAGATTTGATCTAGGTACGTTCGCTGATCCCGCACTTCTTCAACGCCGGCCACGCCACCAAAACTCTCGGCAATGATTTGGCTCTGAGTTGAATCTTCAAGCTTTACCCAGAATGTCTCGTTTAGCTGGTTCTTCGAGACGTACTTAGCAACGGCGTTGTCCTTGAACTGCTCTTGGAAAGTCGCGTAGGCCTGATCGTGATCCTCGAAGTAGTACTTTTCAACGTAGGCAGCCAAAGTCGGCGACTGGAGCTTCTCTTCGACAGCAGCCTTCAGGTCATCCGAAGCCTCACCCTGAGGGCAAACATCCGCCGGCGAAACCTCACTGCAGAGGTAGATTGCCACCTGGGCTCGGTCGTACCAGTAGTTCTTCATCTGGCCAATTTGAAGCTGTAGCAGCGACGCGGTTCCGACGAAGGTCAACGAAATAAAGGTGACCAAAATCACCGATACCACCATCGATAAGTTGCGGAACAGACCCTGGCGAATCTCGCTCAAAAGAAATTTCATCGGTAAGAACCGCCCACTTCATCACGAATAATCACACCGTGCTGAAGCTCAACCACGCGCTTCTTGAGACGGTCTACTATGCCCCGGTCGTGGGTTGCCATAACCACCGTCGTGCCATTTAGGTTGATGCGCTCGATCAGAGCCATAATCTCTTCTGAAGTCGACGGATCAAGGTTTCCGGTCGGTTCGTCAGCAAGCAAAATCGCAGGTTTGTTGACAATCGCGCGGGCCAGAGCAACTCTCTGCTGCTCTCCACCCGATAGCTCACTTGGCAGGCGGTCTGCTTTACCCTCAAGCCCAACAAGCCTCAAAACATCTGGCACTGCCTCTTGAATGAAACCCTGAGACTTACCAATAACCTCGAGGCTAAACGCTACATTTTGCGCGATGGTCTTGTTTGGCAACAACCTGAAATCCTGAAAAACAACTCCAAGGCGCCTGCGGAAGAATGGGATTCTACGGCTCGGAATACCGACTAGGTTTTCACCGAGCACATGGACTGAGCCTGATGTCGGAACATCCTCGCGCAACATTAGGCGCATAAGCGAGGATTTGCCAGAGCCAGAGGCTCCAACCAGAAAGACAAAATCACCCTTCTCAATTTCAAGAGAAACAGCATTCAAAGCCGGCCGAGGCGAGCCCTTGTACTGTTTGGTGACGTTCGAGATGCTAATCATGATGCCTCCAGCCTAAGTTGAGGCTTTGGAATCAGGGCCTAAGCGCCGAGTTGTGTCTGCTTGCGCCAGCGAATGCCCGCAGCGATAAACCCGTCAAGATCTCCGTCGAAAACCGCGGAAGGGTTGTTGACTTCGTAGTCAGTGCGCAGGTCTTTGACCATTTGGTATGGCGCCAAAACGTATGACCGCATCTGCTCACCCCAACTTGCCTTGACATCACCGGCAATTTGCTTCTTTTTAGCTTCTTCTTCGCGTCGACGAATCTCGAGCAATCGAGACTGCAAAACGCGCATCGCAGCAGCTTTGTTTTGAATTTGGCTTTTTTCATTCTGGCAACTCACGACAGTTCCGGTTGGCAGGTGAGTGATGCGCACAGCTGAATCAGTCGTGTTAACCGATTGCCCGCCCGGTCCAGATGAACGGAAAACATCGATGCGAATTTCATTCTCGGGAATCTCGATAGCTTCAGTTTGCTCAACCAAAGGAACAACTTCGACTGCAGCGAATGAGGTCTGGCGCTTGCCAGCAGCATTGAATGGACTCATTCGAACCAGTCGATGCGTGCCAGCCTCGACAGAAAGTGTTCCAAAAGCGAATGGTGCATCGATCTCAAAAGTTGCCGACTTGATACCAGCACCCTCCGCGTATGACGTGTCGAGAACTTGAACCGGCATTTTCTGTTTTTCTGCGTAGCGCAGGTACATGCGCATGAGCATCTCGGCAAAATCAGTGGCATCGTCACCGCCGGCACCTGACCGAATGGTCACCACGGCAGCTCTGGAATCGTATTCACCATTCAGCAAGGTTTGAACCTCGAGCTCTGAAACCAGCTTTTGCAACGACTCGAGTTCAGATTTGGCCTCTGATTGAACACTGGCATCCGCGGCATCATTGGCCAACTCAACTAAAACTTCAAGGTCATCTAGACGCGATTGAACCGATTCGAGTTTGTTGATCATGTTTTGCTTGTGGGAAAGCGCACTGGTGACCCGCTGAGCATTGGCGGCATCGTCCCAAATGTTCGGGTCAGAGGCTTGTTCCTTCAGCTCCAGAACCTCGCGGGCCAGCTTCTCGACATCTACAACATGGCCGATGTCGGCAAAAGTTGCGCGTAAGTCGCGTATTTCTTGAGTGAGGTCCAGGTCTGCCATTTCTCCCCTAGTTTAGGCGAGGGGCATAATTGAAAGGTGCCGGCCAAGAAGAACTTTCAGATTAGAGAGCTTGTTCTGCCGGTTTACCTACCGGCGATGCTGTTCTCAATCGGTGAAGCAGGTCTGATTCCGATTATTCCGGCGAGCGCGGAACGCCTGGGCGCCGACATCCCTACGGCTGGCCTCATCGCAGGATTGGTCATGATGGGCACCCTTGCCGCAGACCTACCCGCTGCGAAATTTGTGAATCGAGTCGGCGAACGCAAATCGATGATTTGGGCTTCAGCGGCGGCCGCACTGGGCATCCTGTTTGCGGTTTTTGCTGCGAATATCTTCATGATCGGCCTCGGAGTTTTCATCCTAGGCGGTTCTGCTGCGATTTTTGGTTTGGCTAGGCACGCCTACATCGCTGAAACTGTGCCAGCAAATCAACGAGCTCGAGCCCTATCGGTTTTGGGTGGAATGTTTCGAATTGGAACATTCATTGGCCCGCTCCTTGGCGCTTCAGTTATCGCCACCCTCGGTATCGAATTTGTTTACTGGAATGCCGTTATTTTTTGCGGTGCAGCCGGCATTGTGCTGCTATTCACCCACCCAGAGAAAATGCTCAACACTCCCCCAGACAATGGTGGAAGCGTTTGGAAGATTGCGAAGCTGCATCGACGCACCCTATTGACGCTGGGAACAGCATCGATGATCGTGGCAATGTCGCGCACCGCAAGATTTATCGGACTCCCACTTTGGGCTCTATTTATTGGACTTGATGCCGCTGAGACCTCTCTTTACATAGGCATCGCGGGGGCAATTGACTTCACCCTCTTTTATCTGGGTGGCCAAATTATGGATAAGTACGGCCGAAAAGCTGCCGCAATTCCAACCCTGTTAGGCATGAGCCTTTGCCTAACGCTGGTTCCCTTTACCAGCGATGGCAGTGCTTTTCTAACCGTGGCAATCATGATGGCCTTGGCCAATGGAGTTGGTAGCGGCCTTGTGATGGTTATAGGGGCAGACGCTTCGCCGGCAGTTGGACGCAATGAATTTTTAGCCGGCTACCGCTTTTTGATGGATGCAGGAGTGGCTGCAACCGCCCCCATAATGTCGCTAATCACCGTGATTGCCTCGCTATCGGGCGCCATGTTTTTCATGAGTGGACTAGCGGTAATCGGTGCGGTCTTTATGTATCGCTATCTACCTACTCACAAGCGCACCTAGCCCCCTCGGCTAGCCAGCCCGCGCTGATGCATGGCTGCAAACCATCAGATTCGATGGAGTTATTGAAATCGATATAGGCGCCTGCCACCGACCACAGACCTGAACCGTGACGGTTTTCCCGTCGCTGACCTCTATGTCGCTCAGCACCAAGTCCAAACCGGCATCCTCTGGCAGTTGACCGAAGTAATTGTCTGCCGGAAGACCCTGCTGAGCCGACCAAATAGCCGCACCCTCGGCCAAGCTAGTCAGCCTCTTTTGAAAAATGATCAGCGATGTTGCCGTGACAATCACCAACAGCGTGGCCGTTGAAAACATCAGCAACCCAATAAACATCGGCGCCATCGACCCCCGCTCAGATCGAACACCTTGCGGACGCAAGCTAAATCGGGGTCGCATCACGGCACCGGCAGGTATGAGGTAGCCGAGACGGCACCGATTTGCACCCTTAGTGCTGCAATGCTGCCAGAGTCAGCGCAACTTCCATCGCAATCCAATACCCAACTCACCTTTGATCCAACCTGAAACTGAGTAGTTAGGTCGTCAACGGTTTCTTGGATTGGCAATCCATGCAGCAGGTGTGACCTGAGAGCGTGCCTAGATATCGATTCAGATGCAATCTGGTCATGCTGCCAAGCAAGCAGAGCGGTGCCAGAGGTCAGCAGGGTCAGCTGAAGCAGTAGGCCCAGGACAACAAACTCAATCAGGCTCGATCCTCGCTCATCATTCAGCCTCACGCTGAGCATGTGACACCTCATTCAGCTCCAGGCCGGGTGCTAAAAAACCCAACGTTGGAATCCTGATAGAGGCTTGGACTCTTTCAGTGCTAATTCCTTCAGAATCCAATCGACTGCAAAGAACCGTGGTCGACCATTCCGGACCAAACGTGTGGGCAAGCAACTCCCGGCTGCGAGCGCACCCGGTGGCGGAGGTCTGATCAGCTAGTGCAGCGAAACGAGCCCCTTCAACAGCAGCATCCAGCAAAAGCGAACGACTAAAACCAGCGAGGAGCACGCTGATTACAGTTAGGCTGAGCAAAATCGCGGGTGCGGCGAGAAGAACGAATTCCACCACCGATGAGCCACGCTCTGGATCTGCTTTAGAACGCGACAACTTTATTCATAGCCTGCTGGAACACGCCCTGCAGAGCTGGGCCGGCAACAGTCCACATCAGCACAACCAACCCTGCGGTCATCAGCGTGATTAGGACCCAGCCGGGAACATCCCCGCGGTCATCGATTAGTTTCTTCATTTTTTTCCTCCTAGATGTAATTCAGATTGAGCAGTTGCAAACTTGGGTAAATCGCAAAGAGGACGGTGACCGGCAGGATCAAGAACACCAAGGGAATAAGCATCCGTGTTTCGTTTCGGCCAGCAAGTCGTGACAGCTGGTTGCGCATGTCACCGCGGCTGGCAGAGGCCTGCTCGGCCAAAACTGAGACCAGCGGTGTGCCCCGCTCAAAAGACCACAGCAATTTGTGACAAAACTCCTGAACCTGTCTCGAAGGTAGCCGCTGCGAAAGCGCGGTGATTTCGCGCTCGAGACTTGAGCCCTGATCCAGGCTCACCACAATCCGGTCCAGCTCCGCAGCCAAGATTCCGTTCATTCGCCCGCGCAAATGGGACATAGCAGCATAGAGCCCAGACCCGGAGAACACGGCTACCCAGAGCAAATCGATAAAATCCGGCAATTCCAGATTGACCCGATCGAGCCGCCGCT
This portion of the Rhodoluna limnophila genome encodes:
- the ftsE gene encoding cell division ATP-binding protein FtsE → MISISNVTKQYKGSPRPALNAVSLEIEKGDFVFLVGASGSGKSSLMRLMLREDVPTSGSVHVLGENLVGIPSRRIPFFRRRLGVVFQDFRLLPNKTIAQNVAFSLEVIGKSQGFIQEAVPDVLRLVGLEGKADRLPSELSGGEQQRVALARAIVNKPAILLADEPTGNLDPSTSEEIMALIERINLNGTTVVMATHDRGIVDRLKKRVVELQHGVIIRDEVGGSYR
- the prfB gene encoding peptide chain release factor 2, with product MADLDLTQEIRDLRATFADIGHVVDVEKLAREVLELKEQASDPNIWDDAANAQRVTSALSHKQNMINKLESVQSRLDDLEVLVELANDAADASVQSEAKSELESLQKLVSELEVQTLLNGEYDSRAAVVTIRSGAGGDDATDFAEMLMRMYLRYAEKQKMPVQVLDTSYAEGAGIKSATFEIDAPFAFGTLSVEAGTHRLVRMSPFNAAGKRQTSFAAVEVVPLVEQTEAIEIPENEIRIDVFRSSGPGGQSVNTTDSAVRITHLPTGTVVSCQNEKSQIQNKAAAMRVLQSRLLEIRRREEEAKKKQIAGDVKASWGEQMRSYVLAPYQMVKDLRTDYEVNNPSAVFDGDLDGFIAAGIRWRKQTQLGA
- a CDS encoding MFS transporter encodes the protein MPAKKNFQIRELVLPVYLPAMLFSIGEAGLIPIIPASAERLGADIPTAGLIAGLVMMGTLAADLPAAKFVNRVGERKSMIWASAAAALGILFAVFAANIFMIGLGVFILGGSAAIFGLARHAYIAETVPANQRARALSVLGGMFRIGTFIGPLLGASVIATLGIEFVYWNAVIFCGAAGIVLLFTHPEKMLNTPPDNGGSVWKIAKLHRRTLLTLGTASMIVAMSRTARFIGLPLWALFIGLDAAETSLYIGIAGAIDFTLFYLGGQIMDKYGRKAAAIPTLLGMSLCLTLVPFTSDGSAFLTVAIMMALANGVGSGLVMVIGADASPAVGRNEFLAGYRFLMDAGVAATAPIMSLITVIASLSGAMFFMSGLAVIGAVFMYRYLPTHKRT
- a CDS encoding type II secretion system F family protein yields the protein MARINPSSTQLDSAKDGSFATKFDQLSMWLRQKVIAKRRLDRVNLELPDFIDLLWVAVFSGSGLYAAMSHLRGRMNGILAAELDRIVVSLDQGSSLEREITALSQRLPSRQVQEFCHKLLWSFERGTPLVSVLAEQASASRGDMRNQLSRLAGRNETRMLIPLVFLILPVTVLFAIYPSLQLLNLNYI